Proteins from a genomic interval of Gadus macrocephalus chromosome 2, ASM3116895v1:
- the qtrt1 gene encoding queuine tRNA-ribosyltransferase catalytic subunit 1 produces MAAPIDSASDVVASKTSMPSLKSLSAVSPLTLRIIAECPVTKARACDLKLPHSLVNTPVFMPVGTQGTLKGITSDQLEDLGCKICLGNTYHLGMRPGPALIEKANGLHGFMNWKRNLLTDSGGFQMVSLVELSEVTEEGVKFKSPYDGNEILLTPEKSIEIQNSLGSDIMMQLDDVVSSTVTGPRVEEAMHRSIRWLDRCIGANQNPEKQNLFAIIQGGLSADLRKTCLDEMTKRDVPGFAIGGLSGGEEKDDFWRMVTLSTDHLPRHKPRYLMGVGYAVDLVVCVALGCDMFDCVFPTRTARFGSALVPWGSLQVKQKQYAKDFQPIDPDCKCPTCKRHSRAYLHALFKNDTAAMHHITIHNVSYQLTLMLSARQSIIDGRFPDFVKNFMRKMYPSSDQYPSWAVDALASVNITLDQH; encoded by the exons atggctgcgcccatagatAGTGCATCAGATGTAGTTGCTTCAAAAACGAGCATGCCTTCATTAAAATCTCTCTCTGCGGTTTCTCCACTTACTTTGCGAATTATCGCAGAATGTCCGGTGACAAAAGCAAGAGCATGTGATCTTAAATTGCCACATTCTCTCGTAAACACGCCCGTTTTCATGCCGGTTGGCACTCAAGGAACTCTAAAAGGTATCACTTCGGATCAATTAGAGGATCTTGGATGTAAAATATGCCTCGGCAACACATACCATTTAGGTATGAGACCG GGGCCAGCGTTGATCGAGAAAGCCAATGGTTTGCATGGTTTCATGAACTGGAAGAGGAATCTCCTAACT GACAGCGGGGGGTTCCAGATGGTGTCTCTTGTTGAACTTTCCGAGGTTACGGAGGAAGGTGTCAAATTTAAATCTCCCTATGATGGCAATGAGATTCTCCTGACGCCAGAGAAGTCCATCGAAATACAAAACAGCCTCG GATCCGACATCATGATGCAGCTGGACGACGTGGTCAGTAGCACGGTGACGGGTCCTCGTGTAGAGGAAGCCATGCACCGCTCCATACGCTGGCTGGACCGCTGCATAGGGGCGAATCAAAACCCAGAGAAGCAGAACCTGTTTGCCATCATCCAGGGAGGCCTGAGCGCAGACCTGCGCAAGACCTGCCTCGACG AAATGACAAAGCGGGATGTGCCAGGCTTCGCCATCGGCGGGCtgagcggaggagaggagaaggacgaCTTCTGGAGAATGGTGACGCTCAGCACCGACCATCTGCCCCGACACAAGCCTCGCTACCTCATGGGCGTTGG TTACGCCGTGGACCTGGTCGTCTGCGTGGCTCTTGGCTGTGATATGTTTGACTGCGTCTTCCCCACCCGTACCGCA AGGTTTGGCTCAGCGCTGGTGCCATGGGGGTCTCTCCAGGTTAAACAGAAGCAGTATGCAAAGGACTTCCAACCGATTGACCCGGATTGCAAGTGTCCCACCTGCAAGAG ACACAGCCGTGCGTACCTGCACGCCTTATTCAAGAACGACACGGCCGCTATGCATCATATCACCATCCACAACGTTTCCTACCAG CTCACCCTGATGCTTTCGGCGAGGCAGAGCATTATCGACGGCCGGTTTCCGGATTTCGTGAAGAACTTCATGAGGAAAATGTATCCATCCAGTGACCAGTACCCCAGCTGGGCCGTGGATGCCCTGGCCTCGGTCAACATTACATTGGATCAACACTGA